The following coding sequences lie in one Zingiber officinale cultivar Zhangliang chromosome 2B, Zo_v1.1, whole genome shotgun sequence genomic window:
- the LOC122046393 gene encoding protein TRIGALACTOSYLDIACYLGLYCEROL 5, chloroplastic-like — MDWNGGSEEKGLLWRLPTLKMKELGKLGPGIGFGAGCGVGFGIGLMGGAGLGAGFPGMQLGFGFGAGCGIGLGFGYGVGRGVAYDEYRRHSNVGKLFRGVRNNPSENYVEALFDELVESTRKLIKATSREIEKWR; from the exons ATGGATTGGAACGGCGGCAGCGAGGAGAAGGGACTGCTGTGGCGGCTCCCAACGCTGAAGATGAAAGAGCTGGGAAAGCTGGGTCCTGGTATAGGTTTCGGCGCCGGTTGTGGCGTTGGCTTCGGCATCGGCCTCATGGGAG GTGCAGGATTGGGAGCTGGATTTCCTGGTATGCagcttggatttggatttggagcTGGATGTGGAATAGGTTTAGGTTTTGGTTATGGTGTTGGGAGAGGAGTTGCATATGACGAGTACCGAAGACATTCAAATGTTGGAAAGCTGTTTCGTGGTGTCCGAAACAATCCGTCTGA GAATTATGTTGAGGCTCTGTTTGATGAACTTGTAGAAAGTACAAGAAAGCTGATAAAAGCAACTTCTAGAGAGATTGAGAAATGGAGATAA